CCGCGTTTCGGTCGGAATCGAAGACTGCGACGATCTGCTGGCGGATTTAGATCAGGCGCTTGCTGCCTCGTGAGCGGTGGCGACTTCCTTCGCTGCGCGTGCTCTCCCGGACAAGCACTTGTTTTCTTTCGCTTGATTATATCGCAACACGATATATTGTTTGCGGAGGTTCAACCGATATTGATGACCAAAGCGGACTACGAGGCCTTGGCTTCATTCAGGTATGCCCTGCGGAAATTTTTGGATTTCAGCAGAAGGGCCGCGGCGGAGCAGGGCTTGGCGCCGCAGCAGTATTTGGCCCTCCTGGAAATCAAGGGCTTCCCGGGGCACGGGCAAGTGACCGTGGGCAATCTTGCCGAGCGGCTGCATGTGGCGGCTCATAGCGCGGTGGGTTTGGTAAACCGCCTGCAAGAGCGCGGGTTGGTCAAGCGCAAGCAGTCCAAAGAGGACCGCCGATGCATTCATGTCTGCCTCACGAACAAAGGGGAAAGCCTTCTGCAGAAGCTGGCCGTTGCGCACCGCAACGAGCTCAAGATCGCAGGGCCGCTGCTGGCGAAACTTTTGGAGCATGTCAGTAGCGGTCAGGATTCCGCGGGGTGCCCGGTCTCCGTCCCGGCCAGCGAAGCAAGCCGACGCGCTTTCGCTTCGTCACAAAAGAATCATATGCCAAAGAAATGAAACGCATCGGACTCATCGGCGGGCTCAGCCCCGAGTCAACTGTCCATTATTATCAGCGCATCTGCCGCAGCCATAACCGGAAATGCGGCGGGTTGATATTTCCGGAGATCACTATCGAGAGCCTCAATCTCCAGGAGCTCGTCGGTTTGTTTGGCAAAAACGATTGGGATGGAGTGGCCGCGATCCTTCTTTCGGCATTGCACCGGCTCAAAAGCGCCGGCGCCGGATTTGCCGCCATTTTGGCCAACACTCCGCACAATGCCTACGACCTCATCCGTGATACTTCGCCGTTGGAGATTCTCACGATCATGGATGCGACGGCCCGACGCCTTGCGCGCGACGGTCGCAAAAAGGTCGCTTTGCTGGGAACAAAAGCCACCATGGAATTCGGCTTTTTCCAGAAGCATTTCGCATGCGCCGGCATCGAGACTCAGGTGCCCGATGCGGCGCAACGTGCGGAACTGGATCGCATCATCTGGGAGGAATTGTCCCGCGGCGTCGTCCTGCCGGCATCCCAAATAGCGGCAAAAACGATGATGTCCGATCTGGAACGCCGCGGTGCCGAAGCCGTCATTCTCGGCTGCACGGAACTGGGGCTTCTCATCAAGCCGGGCGACTCTGGGCTTCCGCTTTATGACACGCTCGAGATCCACGCCGATGCCATCCTCGAATTTGCCGCCTGAACCTGACATCAGCAAAAGAACATTCGGCGCGCCCGTGGTCAACAATGCGTCGTTGCGCCGCTTCGAGCTGGAGGTTGGCGGCGAAACGGCGTTCCTCCAATACTCGTTCGAGGCCAATGGCTTCAGCCTCGACCACACCCACGTGCCCGACAGCATGCGAGGCAAAGGCATGGGCGCGGCTCTGGTGCGCGCGGCCATGGCCGAGGCGAAACGTCGAGGATGGGAAGCCACCGCACGATGTGCTTTTGTTGAGGCATTCCTGAAAAAGCATCCCGAAAAGCCCGGATAGTTGCGGCTGCAACTCGGGTCGCACACGAAGTGTTCCTTTTTCTCGGGAAGCCCCGGTGAAGTCGGATGGGGAATAGGGTCTCTCCTTGTTCGGGTTGATGCGACTGCCGGAAACGGTCATAGTCACATCCGATGAACACGATCGAAGCCATTCGTGCGCGCCGCGCCATCAAGCATT
This region of Chthoniobacterales bacterium genomic DNA includes:
- a CDS encoding MarR family transcriptional regulator, with product MTKADYEALASFRYALRKFLDFSRRAAAEQGLAPQQYLALLEIKGFPGHGQVTVGNLAERLHVAAHSAVGLVNRLQERGLVKRKQSKEDRRCIHVCLTNKGESLLQKLAVAHRNELKIAGPLLAKLLEHVSSGQDSAGCPVSVPASEASRRAFASSQKNHMPKK
- a CDS encoding amino acid racemase, whose product is MKRIGLIGGLSPESTVHYYQRICRSHNRKCGGLIFPEITIESLNLQELVGLFGKNDWDGVAAILLSALHRLKSAGAGFAAILANTPHNAYDLIRDTSPLEILTIMDATARRLARDGRKKVALLGTKATMEFGFFQKHFACAGIETQVPDAAQRAELDRIIWEELSRGVVLPASQIAAKTMMSDLERRGAEAVILGCTELGLLIKPGDSGLPLYDTLEIHADAILEFAA
- a CDS encoding N-acetyltransferase gives rise to the protein MTRSRSTPMPSSNLPPEPDISKRTFGAPVVNNASLRRFELEVGGETAFLQYSFEANGFSLDHTHVPDSMRGKGMGAALVRAAMAEAKRRGWEATARCAFVEAFLKKHPEKPG